Genomic DNA from Bryobacter aggregatus MPL3:
CGAGAATGTGTTTGCACGCATGATGGTGCGCGGCTGGCTGAATCCGTCGCGAAGCTTTGCGAACCTTCTGCGCTTCAAGGAGCCGTGGTATCGCGATGCCCGGCCAGGAATCGCGGTGTACCGAAACCAGTTGGCGCCGGCGGCGGAGCGGAAGCCCCGGGAGCCGAAGCCACTGAACGAAGAGCCGTGGAAGATTGTCGCACCCTTTGAGTTCACGCTTGCGCCGCAGTATTTACTGAGTCCGGTGGGGAAGGATTCGCTGCAGTGCGTGGGGGGCGTCGGAACGGCGCAGTGGAATGTCGGAAAGCACCACAGTTGGGTGGCTGAGGTGGGCGGCTGCAAAATGATTGATCTGCAGACCAATTTTTCGGGCGACATCATGACCTACATGGTCGGGCCGCGGTGGACCCAACGATCGGGCCGCTGGATGCCTTACGCGCAAGTTCTGGTGGGTGGCAAGCGGATTACGATCGATGAAGCGCTGCCGGACAAAAAAGCGGAGCTGGAACTGCTGTACCCAGGCAAGCCGCTTGGCGCGGAAGTCCATGATTTGTGGACCACTACGCACCAGGCGAATGGCTTTGCGTTCAGTGTCGGTGGCGGGTTGGATTACGGTCTGACGCGAGCGGCGACTCTGCGGCTGGCCAGTCTCGAGTACAGCCATGCCTGGTTGCCTCGGCCGGAAATCGCCAGCTATCCGGACACTTTCCGAATCAGTCTGGGGATGACCCTTCGGATGGGTACGTGGTAAGAATTGTCCTAGAGCGATTAAGAGCTTTGTACCATTGCGGTCCTACATTTGAGGGCTGATCATCGAGAGATGAGATTTGTGGTGCTGCTGTTGGGGATGGGGATGTTGGTTGTGGGGGCTCCGGTGAAAAAGACGGCGGAGCCTCCCAAACGGCCGAAAGACAATAATTGCGTCGATACGCCGCGGATTGCAGCCCGCAAGATGAAGAAGCTCGATGCATCTCAACTGCTGGGCAAAGAGCTGGATGGTGTCCGGCTTGGATTGAGCGTGAATTCCGCTCTGGACCTGAATCTGGAGATGGAATCCCCGAACGAGCAGAATGCAGATCAACTCGAAAAGATGGTCGGCCTGTTGGTCCGTGCAGAGAAGTTGAAGACCTCTGCCAGCGATCGCATTTCGATCGATCTTCCGGCGGCAACCCGGGTGAAGAAGTCAGGCAAAACCGTGATGGCGACCATCTCACTCACCGATGCCCAGCTTGAGAAACTGCTGGAAGCCCGCTATGGGCGCAAGTTGGTTTCTGAGGTGCGGAGCCGCTTCATTTATGTCTACGGCTTGCGGGAAGGCACGCGGAGCATTCCATTCGATGTGCCGGGTTCGGTCGCGAAATAGAGGGCCATTGCTCCTCCGCGCGGATCGATGCCGTTGATCGCTTTGCGATTGAGATAAGCTGCGAGGGTCGGCTGCTTGCCGGTGGACTCACAGACGCCCTGGAGTTCCCCACGGCGATTGGAGCGGGCGCTGATTGCTGCCCAGGCTTTTTCGACAGACCTGCGATAGCCGCGAGCGGGCAGCCAGCCGTTCGCAATCCCCTTCTGAAACGCCGCGCCGATCATGGCCGTGGCGCTGAACTCTTCATAGGCGTTGGGGTGGTCGATTACTTGACGCCATAGACCATGGGGAGTTTGCCAACGGACGAGTGTGGCGCAGAGCTTGGTGAAGGCAGGGCGAAGTGCGCTGGGCGCTGGTTGGGCTTCGAGCGCGAGGGCGAGTCCAAGGACTGCAAAGGCGTTTCCTCGACCCCAGGCTGCCTCGCAGAGAGGCGAATGGCGCCAGAGGCCATCGCTTCGCTCGCAGAGCTTCTTGAGTGCGTGGAACTGAAAGACTGCTTCGTCAATGCGTCCGGCGTGGCTCAGGATGGGGCAACCCATGAAGACACCATCACTCATTTCGTTATAGAGCGGCAGTTGGGCCAGCTCTGCTGCGGCCTGCACCCGTTCGCGATAGAGCTCTTTGCCCGTTCTCTTGGCCAAATCTGCAAAGAGGAGATGACCGCTCAAGTGGCTGGCTGTTGCTTTCTCGAGGCTAGAGCCGAGAAAGGGCTGGACCATGGCTTCGACCTGCTCCAGTGCGCCTAGCCTGAGGCGGCCGAGTAGTGCAAAGGACTGGATGTAGACCACTTCAGTGAGTTGCTGCCCGTAGACGGCGGCCAACTCACGGGCACGATCTGCGGGCTTCGCCAGTGCGAAGAGGGCTAGAAAATCGCGACGAAGCAT
This window encodes:
- a CDS encoding glycoside hydrolase family 88 protein, with protein sequence MLRRDFLALFALAKPADRARELAAVYGQQLTEVVYIQSFALLGRLRLGALEQVEAMVQPFLGSSLEKATASHLSGHLLFADLAKRTGKELYRERVQAAAELAQLPLYNEMSDGVFMGCPILSHAGRIDEAVFQFHALKKLCERSDGLWRHSPLCEAAWGRGNAFAVLGLALALEAQPAPSALRPAFTKLCATLVRWQTPHGLWRQVIDHPNAYEEFSATAMIGAAFQKGIANGWLPARGYRRSVEKAWAAISARSNRRGELQGVCESTGKQPTLAAYLNRKAINGIDPRGGAMALYFATEPGTSNGMLRVPSRKP